The sequence GATTTATTTCAACAAAACTAATCAAATAATCAAATACTTATGATGTAATTAGAAAATAATCTACAATTAATTAGTTATTTAGATTTATTTCTTTTATATTTGTACTCAATAAAGAAAAAAATCAATTAAAAAGCAATGAGTAATCATCAGAAGAGACAAATCAATAAAAGAATAAAGATATTTAATAGAAAATTTGACAATAGCACGTAGAAATTCTCATTATTAACAACTATAAAAAATTCATGCTAAAATCATAAGTAATTACTTAACTAAGTTTAAATGTACAATCTAAAGCTTTACATGCAAATACAGTAAAGATTAAAACAGAAAACCTCTTTTAACTTAAAAACACATTATAATTCTTTAAACAGATAGTTTAAAATCTGAATTATTCTTTTAAAAAAACAAGAATTATTCAGCGTGGAAATGCTATGTCTAATTTATACGTAAAACATAAAAAAAAATACAAACTAAACAATTGTAAATCAATCACTAAACTAAGAATTAAATAAAAAAAATAAAATTTTAAATTAAATAAATATGTCAACAAAAAATGATGCGTCACAAACGCTATTCAGAATGGTGAGTTTAAGAAACCCACAATTAACAGAAATTAAAAGCAGGAATTTAGGCTTTATTCAAAGACCAAATGGAGCAACAGGTATATTTGATGTCGTTATTAAAAATCGACCAGCAAATAGCACAAAAATTAGCGCTATGGAAAGTTTTATCAAAACTTCAGAATTTGAAAATGTTGCTTTCAAATCAGAAAAAGAATTAGAAGAAGGAACATTTGGTCAATTATTAATCATTGGAAGAAAAATAACAAGAAAAGAAGATGTAACAGATAACGATTGGCAATTTGTTAAAGAATTTTATGCGAATTTAATAGACACAAATAAGGAACTTACTATTGAAGGGGTTAAAGTATTTGAAAAACTTTGGAGCAACTTGATTTATCAAACAATTTCGCAAAAAGACTTCTACATTAAAGAAGGCATTTCTGATATTTTAAAGGCAATCCATTTAGGTTTTGCCCAGAGTATTACCATTGATGAAGACTTTAAAAGAGTGAATGGAGAAAAGACATTCAAAAATGGAATAAATGGTAAAATTGTTTTACCAAAAGAATTGTTTGTAGATGATGAAATTTATGAAAACAAAACAATTGCCAAAGCAAGTACGGAAACAAAATTATCTAAAGCAACCGAGTTTCGATTAATCACCGAAGCACAAGCGAATACATTAGTACAAAGTACCGTTCTAAAAAAAGAGAACCTTAAAAAGTTAGAAAGCGAATTAAAAACATTTCAAAAATCATACTATAAGCAAAAAGAACTAGCATATAAAGCATCGTTTGACAGTTATCTTGAAGAAAATAAAACAGTACTAGATGAATATGGAAAAATTTCGGAGGAAATTGAGCATCTTGTTGCGCTAAAAACACCCGAAGAAGAATTAAAACCTTTGTATGAAAAAATGAACAGTCTAGTCATTGCTTCACATGAATTTGCTTATAAAAATGAAATTGATTTAGCAGAATTTAATGCTAAACTGTCATCAAATTCATTTGACACAATGATAGAAAGAGTTTCAAAATCAGAAACAAAAAACCTTTCAGAACAAAAAAGTACACAAAATCTAGAAATTATTTCTAGTAGAGAAATGCGTATTGGAGCGAGCTTAATTAAAATAGATGATGCATATGAAACCTTAGATGATGTAATAACAAAAATTCAAGATGAAATTTCAAGTTTAACACAAATTACACTTGACAATACACCTTTAGTGCAAGAACACTATATTAATTTAGGAGGCGCAACCATACCTATCAATCAAAATATTGAAAGGACACCACTTGCTTATGCAGCTATTGCAAATATTGACCGATCGGGGTCATTTATAAGTTTTTCATTTGAAGTAGAAAATGCTACTTGGAACGTTGCATCTGCTAAAATTGTTGCCGATACAGATTATGGTCATTTTGAAGAAACATATAGCAACTTACTTGTAAGAAACAACAAAATCGTTTTCCCTCCAATTTTAGTTAAAAAGTTCAAGGCATCTCCAAGTTTTAAAATTGAAATTATTTTTACAAATGAAAGAGAAGCAACTGCACAAATAGACAATGTTGAGTACAATACTGTAAAAACAGGAATGTTACTATTCAAAACTATTGATGGAAACACATCACATTCGGGAAATACCAAAAGAGAAAACTTTGGAATTAAACGATTAGGTATTGCCGATTATCTAAAGGTGGTTCAAAGCGTACACGCGTATGTACCAGGCCTGGTTTCTAACATAGAAAATGTGATGGCTAGTGAGCTAAGACATAAATCTTCTGTTTCTAGAGATTATTCAGAGGTAACCGATACAACTTCAAAATCTCAAGAAAACGAAAAACTTTCGGATACATCTAAAACCTCAAGAACCGATATGCAAAGTGAAATTGCGAAAGAAATTGATAAACAAAAAAGCATTACTGCTAACACAAGGTTTAGCTATAATACTGGAGTTTACAATTTCGAAATATCCGGAGGCTTTGCGAATAATACTGCTCAACATGACAGCACACGTCAGGCTGTAACTAAATCGCAAGAAGTTACAGAAAAAGCGATGGAAAAGGTGTTGACTAAAATTTCGGAAGAGCGTATACAAAAAATTATTAAAGAATATACCGAAACAAACGTTCACGAATTTGACAACAGAGGAAAAGTTACCGAAACCGACAATGCGGAAGCAGCACAGCCTAAGCATATTTCAGGAGTTTATCGTTGGATTGACGTTAAATATAAAAATCAGATTTATAACTACGGTAAGCGCACCATGTTTGAATTTATGATACCAGAGCCAGCAAAACTTCATCGACTAGCATTGGCTACATCAAAAGGTCAAATTCTTACAGCTCCAATCGATCCAAGAAAGGCAGAAGGAGAATGGAATATGCCTGATACTAAAAAAGTAACTAAAGAATTGCTTGAATATTGGGCACAAATTTATAAAGTGGAGTTAACATCAATTTTACCAAACACGAAACAGGTACAACATCAAGCAATTAGCCGTCCAGATACAGATAATAATTTTGGAATACACTATACTCGCTTTGATATTCCAGAAAATTATATAGGTAAAAACGCAAAATTTATTTGTAGATCATCTAGAAATAGAGGTGGTGGCTGGTCAGGATCTCGTTATTCAGAAGTATTGTATACCAACTTTAAAGGGGGATTTATAGGAGGTAATTGGCGTGGTGATATTAATTGTGAACAACATGAATTTGGGTTGAATGTAAATGGCAGTGTTGACTTTGGAGTAAAAGGGCATAATGTTGACAATTATAATGTTACCGTAATTGTAAATTGTGAATTGAGCAGTCAATACATTGAGCAATGGAAAACCGAAAACTTCAATGCTATCATTGCTGCCTATGAAGAAGCGTATAATAATTTTAAAGAAGAACAAATCAAACTTGACGAAGAGCAAAAGATAAAAGAACAAGAAGCAAAAGATAAAATGGGGCAGTTTTATCGCTACATGGAACACGATGTATTAAAACACAATTGTATTGCTTATTTATTGCAAGATTATGCTAACATTTTAGGGACTAGCTTTACGCAAGGAGAAAAAATGGAAGATTTTCAAGTTCATTTGGGAGAAGACCTAGACAAATATACCGCTTTAGCCAAGTTCATGGAACAAGCTTTTGAATGGGAAGTTATGGATTACACTTTTTACTCCTACTATTGGGCAAAAAGAGAAATGTGGAAAGAAATGTACATTTCAGATTCAATAGATCCTTTGTTTAGAAGTTTTTTACAAGCAGGTTTAGCCAGAGTTATTGTAACGGTAAAGCCAGGATTTGAAGATGCTGTACAATTCTTCATGACCACAGGTAAAATATGGAACGGTGGAGAAGTGCCAGTTATTGGTGATCCACTATACATGAGCATTGTAGACGAAATGAGAGCTCCAGTAGGCGAACCACAAGGGAAATACTGGATTACCAAACTTCCTTCTACTTTAACCATCCTACAAGATAAGTCAACTGGTTTACCTGTAGAGAGACCTTTACCTATTTTCCCTGTAAATGATCCTGAAAAATGTGAGAATCCAAACGAGTTAGAAAATAATTCTAGCTTTAGATTGGACGAAGCAAATTTGTTAAGATCTGATAAAACTGAAAGTACGTTACCTAAAAATTAGGATTTTTCTTGAGATTTAGCGGTGGTTCAGTCACCGCTAAATTTTCATTAAAAAAATAATTAAGTGAAATAAAAAGAAATATGGATCAGCCTAAAAAAATAAAAATAAAAGCGTTAAGAATACCTGAAAACACTTTAGGAACTGTTAATCCTCAGGCTTCTAAAAATGCTTATAAAGCAGACTTTTACGGAAATAACGAAAGAGATGGAGTTGACTTCCCAGCTTTGTTACAGCTAATAAACAAAGTAAATACTAATCCTAAATGCATTTTCAAATGGAACGATTTTGAAAGACAACCAACTATTCGTACATATGATACGAGAGATGGTGAAGGTGGTACAATTCAAAGAATGAAAATTACCGCTAACAACATCCCATTTACCTATAAAAACGAATTTGGTCAAACAATAGAAACACAGTTACAAGCCAAACTTAATAAAAGAATAGATTTCATCGATTCCCAATGGAGTTTTAAGATAGACATAGATGGAAAAAAAAATAAGATTTTTGCACAGTTGTCATTGTATTATGTCAATACAGAAAAATTTAGAAAAGAAGTTGAATCGACAGCAAATCCTAATGATTTTAATATAAATGATAAATATAGAGCTATTATTTTTCAAACAGAAAATTTAACCGACTTTGCTCATTTAGTAAAAGAAATTGATGCAGACTCAAACTATTCTTATTATATAAAAGATAAAATAACAGAAAAAATGGTAGCAGCATTAAAGGCTACTAAAGATAAAGAAGAAATTGTGTTTCTTTTTGAGAATGCTCCAAGTTGGATTGCTGAAAATTTTAAAAGTGAAGAGCTAATAACTTTTTTAGAACTCATTTTGAGTTATGATGTAGATGGTTTTTGGAGTGGCTATGTAGATGGGAGTTCGGCATTTATCAATGTATTAAGAGGATTTAATACACAAGAAAAATGTGTGGATTTATATACTTTTTTTAAAAACAATCCTACCAAATTAAAAGAAATCTATCATGCATTAGATGGGACTTCCGTTTGGGAAGGAACTCAAATGGCTAACAAAACCATTTTTGCCTCTTTCCTAGTAAGTTTATGTTATGCGAATTATGATCAGTTAGAGTTTGCTTCGAAAACATTTTTTATTGGTGATGGCTATAAGGTGAATACATCTGCTATAGGAGCTTTAGATTTTAACAAAACCAAATACTTTTTAAAACAGGAAAGAACAAAATTGATAACAATGATTCCATTGGCAAATTTTGCGTACTATCCTTTAACGTATGATGAAGATTTAGAAAAAGGGAGTGAATACAATCCATTAGAAATGATAATCGTTTATGATTATGACCAAAAGCAACCTCCGTCTAAATCTAAAACCAAAACAGCACCTATTCCCATGATAGTGCCTGCTATTTTCTTGCACGATATGGCCTCAAGAGAAGAATTAGCAGAGATTGTAAAAGTAGTTCGCATAGGTGTAAACATATTTGTCATAGCTCTTTCAGTTGCTTCCTTTGGCTCTGCAAGTCCGCTAGTAGCCTTGATGCTTGCGGTAGATATTACCCTTGCAACTACCGATACTATTATAGCGCTGGCAGAAGACCACCTTTCGCAAGAATTTTTGGAAACATGGAGTAAAATTTATTTAATAGGTGGTGCTGTAGCAGCTACCCCATTGCTATTAGATAAAATTTTCACAATAGGCATAAAAGTATTGAATGGCACAGTGAAGGCAGAATTTAAAAATTTTGTAAGAGCCTTTATATTTAAAATAATTATTGAAAAAAATATTGCTAATTTTACAAAAAATACAATTAAAGAAATTCTTTTTGTAGAAGAAACAATAATTTCCAAAGGAGTTAGAATTGAATTTGCAAATATTACCCGATTACAAAAAGCTGGAACAACTTTTATAAAAGGTATAGATTTTGATGGAAAAGTAAAAGGTTATGCCGTAATTTACAAAGGTGAAGATATTGCAAGTGGCACAGCTAAAGAAATTAAAGAAACTTTAAAAAATGCATGGAAGGCTAGTGGAAGTAAATTAATTGAGGTTTTAGATAAATTACCTATTACAAGAAAATTTAAAGATGTAACATATAAAATAGTTAGAGAAGAGAATTATATAGAATGGATTATGAAAGAATCC is a genomic window of Flavobacterium jumunjinense containing:
- a CDS encoding V-type ATP synthase subunit I domain-containing protein, whose protein sequence is MSTKNDASQTLFRMVSLRNPQLTEIKSRNLGFIQRPNGATGIFDVVIKNRPANSTKISAMESFIKTSEFENVAFKSEKELEEGTFGQLLIIGRKITRKEDVTDNDWQFVKEFYANLIDTNKELTIEGVKVFEKLWSNLIYQTISQKDFYIKEGISDILKAIHLGFAQSITIDEDFKRVNGEKTFKNGINGKIVLPKELFVDDEIYENKTIAKASTETKLSKATEFRLITEAQANTLVQSTVLKKENLKKLESELKTFQKSYYKQKELAYKASFDSYLEENKTVLDEYGKISEEIEHLVALKTPEEELKPLYEKMNSLVIASHEFAYKNEIDLAEFNAKLSSNSFDTMIERVSKSETKNLSEQKSTQNLEIISSREMRIGASLIKIDDAYETLDDVITKIQDEISSLTQITLDNTPLVQEHYINLGGATIPINQNIERTPLAYAAIANIDRSGSFISFSFEVENATWNVASAKIVADTDYGHFEETYSNLLVRNNKIVFPPILVKKFKASPSFKIEIIFTNEREATAQIDNVEYNTVKTGMLLFKTIDGNTSHSGNTKRENFGIKRLGIADYLKVVQSVHAYVPGLVSNIENVMASELRHKSSVSRDYSEVTDTTSKSQENEKLSDTSKTSRTDMQSEIAKEIDKQKSITANTRFSYNTGVYNFEISGGFANNTAQHDSTRQAVTKSQEVTEKAMEKVLTKISEERIQKIIKEYTETNVHEFDNRGKVTETDNAEAAQPKHISGVYRWIDVKYKNQIYNYGKRTMFEFMIPEPAKLHRLALATSKGQILTAPIDPRKAEGEWNMPDTKKVTKELLEYWAQIYKVELTSILPNTKQVQHQAISRPDTDNNFGIHYTRFDIPENYIGKNAKFICRSSRNRGGGWSGSRYSEVLYTNFKGGFIGGNWRGDINCEQHEFGLNVNGSVDFGVKGHNVDNYNVTVIVNCELSSQYIEQWKTENFNAIIAAYEEAYNNFKEEQIKLDEEQKIKEQEAKDKMGQFYRYMEHDVLKHNCIAYLLQDYANILGTSFTQGEKMEDFQVHLGEDLDKYTALAKFMEQAFEWEVMDYTFYSYYWAKREMWKEMYISDSIDPLFRSFLQAGLARVIVTVKPGFEDAVQFFMTTGKIWNGGEVPVIGDPLYMSIVDEMRAPVGEPQGKYWITKLPSTLTILQDKSTGLPVERPLPIFPVNDPEKCENPNELENNSSFRLDEANLLRSDKTESTLPKN